From Caretta caretta isolate rCarCar2 chromosome 14, rCarCar1.hap1, whole genome shotgun sequence, the proteins below share one genomic window:
- the MUC22 gene encoding mucin-22 gives MDAAGRLGRYVHAGRDSLPHGVNGAVSFGDGATADGTTDLGDPTAKPRETTSHGDPTAPGDGTIIPGDADAAMLQPEDNDASSATEDNVTITVTPGDDDSASTDGRISSIPGDDDSASGDGHISPVLGDGDATVAPGDDDSSSTNGSISPIPGDDGATPNNRVTAVDPGDTTIAPGDATVTPGDAAVIPGDTAIAPGDIAIASGDVTVAPEDSTITPGDATVAPGGDNVTVPGDTSPGPRDAAPGDVTAALRDTITGDLTSAAAPGDTVTSPSEATPTPGGTVISSETTVPSETSILIQTATPCMADLFWSSNTLAKPTAPSQPSPLGQPGTPRDSSIPRKTTTSAVAISPEASTTHGRTTPFGGTETPGRGTASAAEGTQGSLTVSRETTTAPGEATGTGDTMAVTCISRDTVASATLGDNITVPGGDADTIAACPGDAANAPRDATNAPGDISDASGNTTAPGDTCTYTRTPGDADVPASAPGDANTSVATPEDTTAPGDANTSIATPEDTTASGDTDTAAPGDADVPASAPGDANTSIATPEDTTASGDANTSIATPEDTTASGDTDTAAPGDTNTSIDTPEDTTASGDTNTSIATPEDTTASGDANTSIDTPEDTTASGDTNTSIATPEDTTASGDANTSIDTPEDTTASGDANTSIDTPEDTTASGDANTSIATPEDTTASGDTDTAAPGDKDITASAPGDANTSVATPEDTTASGDTNTSIATPEDTTASGDTNTAAPGDANTSIDTPEDTTASGDTNTSIATPEDTTASGDANTSIDTAEDTTASGDTNTSIATPEDTTASGDTDTAAPGDANTSIDTPEDTTASGDANTSIDTAEDTTASGDTDTAAPGDANTSIATPEDTTTSGDTTAPRDTITPEDSIVPGDVTINTTNPGDATVPRNPITAPSTAPRDATVSGDTTTATPGDAEVPEDFKVPGETTTTTRGGTTHPGDTTATTASPGDTTAPGDTIHPGDTTTTATPGDAAVPRDTITATAEDAAVSGDSIITTNTAPGDTVTAAPGDIITITITAAPGDAAIPGDTTTTVTPGDAAVPGDTTATPGDATAPGDAITVTATAEDAAVSGDPIITTNTAPGDTVTITITAALGDAAVPGDTTTTLAPGDAAIPGDTTTPGDTAVPGGTTTVTPGDAAVPGDTTATPGDATAPGDAITVTATAEDAAVSGDPIITTNTAPGDTVTAAPGDAAVPGDTTTAAPGDATSVTTTAGDAAVPGDTTPTMATPRDSTDSGDATTSAESGDSAVPRVITTPTDPGNITTMTISGDTDAPGYDNVSADTPEDTAITTAPVDTTVPGVAHGDTPTVLGDTSTNGLGGATAPGDDRVGPGVTSAPAESTTPAPQTPWPYRSMGLISLLCLFVTVGLLTGIVAVVCYVKVITISSATLTESVASSFP, from the exons ATGGACGCAGCTGGTAGATTGGGGAGGTACGTCCATGCTGGGAGAGACAGCCTTCCTCATGGTGTGAACGGGGCAGTGAGCTTTGGGGATGGCGCTACGGCTGATGGGACCACCGACCTCGGGGACCCCACTGCTAAGCCCAGGGAGACCACCTCCCATGGGGACCCTACAGCTCCTGGGGATGGTACAATCATACCTGGAGATGCAGACGCTGCCATGCTCCAACCTGAAGACAATGATGCTTCCAGTGCCACTGAAGACAATGTCACCATCACCGTCACCCCCGGAGATGATGACAGCGCCAGCACCGACGGACGCATCAGCTCCATCCCTGGAGACGATGACTCTGCCTCTGGAGACGGACACATCAGCCCTGTCCTCGGAGATGGAGATGCCACCGTTGCCCCCGGAGACGATGACAGCTCCAGCACCAACGGAAGCATCAGTCCCATCCCTGGAGACGATGGTGCCACTCCCAACAACAGAGTCACAGCCGTCGACCCCGGAGACACAACCATTGCCCCTGGAGATGCCACCGTCACCCCTGGAGATGCCGCTGTCATCCCCGGAGACACAGCCATCGCCCCCGGAGACATAGCCATCGCCTCTGGAGATGTCACCGTTGCTCCTGAAGATTCCACCATCACCCCCGGAGATGCCACTGTTGCCCCTGGAGGTGATAATGTCACTGTCCCCGGAGACACCAGCCCCGGCCCCAGAGACGCTGCCCCTGGAGATGTCACCGCCGCTCTGAGGGACACCATCACtggagacctcaccagtgctgcagctcctggagacaCCGTCACCTCTCCCTCTGAGGCCACCCCTACGCCTGGAGGGACGGTTATCTCTAGTGAGACCACTGTCCCCAGTGAGACCAGCATCCTTATTCAGACAGCAACCCCTTGTATGGCTGACCTCTTTTGGAGCAGCAATACCCTGGCCAAGCCaactgctcccagccagcccagtCCTCTGGGGCAGCCTGGCACCCCTAGGGACAGCAGCATCCCCAGGAAGACCACCACCTCCGCTGTGGCCATCAGCCCTGAGGCCAGCACGACCCATGGTCGGACCACTCCCTTTGGGGGCACAGAGACCCCAGGCCGGGGCACTGCCTCAGCAGCTGAGGGCACTCAAGGGAGCCTCACTGTTTCCAGAGAGACCACCACAGCCCCTGGAGAGGCCACCGGCACCGGAGACACCATGGCTGTCACCTGTATCTCGAGAGACACCGTTGCTTCCGCCACCCTTGGAGACAACATCACCGTTCCTGGAGGAGACGCCGACACCATCGCTGCCTGCCCTGGAGATGCCGCTAATGCCCCCAGAGATGCCACCAATGCCCCTGGAGACATTTCCGATGCTTCAGGAAACACCACTGCCCCTGGAGACACTTGCACCTACACCCGTACCCCTGGAGACGCGGacgtccctgcctctgcccctggagACGCCAACACCTCCGTTGCCACCCCCGAGGACACCACCGCCCCTGGCGATGCCAACACCTCCATTGCCACCCCCGAGGACACCACCGCCTCTGGAGACACCGATACTGCTGCCCCTGGAGACGCGGacgtccctgcctctgcccctggtGACGCCAACACCTCCATTGCCACCCCCGAGGACACCACCGCCTCTGGAGACGCCAACACCTCCATTGCCACCCCCGAGGACACCACCGCCTCTGGAGACACCGATACTGCTGCCCCTGGAGACACCAACACCTCCATTGACACCCCCGAGGACACCACCGCCTCTGGAGACACCAACACCTCCATTGCCACTCCCGAGGACACCACCGCCTCTGGAGACGCCAACACCTCCATTGACACCCCCGAGGACACCACCGCCTCTGGAGACACCAACACCTCCATTGCCACCCCCGAGGACACCACCGCCTCTGGAGACGCCAACACCTCCATTGACACCCCCGAGGACACCACCGCCTCTGGAGACGCCAACACCTCCATTGACACCCCCGAGGACACCACCGCCTCTGGAGACGCCAACACCTCCATTGCCACCCCTGAGGACACCACCGCCTCTGGAGACACCGATACTGCTGCCCCTGGAGACAAGGACATCACTGCCTCTGCCCCTGGCGACGCCAACACCTCCGTTGCCACCCCCGAGGACACCACCGCCTCTGGAGACACCAACACCTCCATTGCCACCCCCGAGGACACCACCGCCTCTGGAGACACCAATACTGCTGCCCCTGGAGACGCCAACACCTCCATTGACACCCCCGAGGACACCACTGCCTCTGGAGACACCAACACCTCCATTGCCACCCCCGAGGACACCACCGCCTCTGGAGACGCCAACACCTCCATTGACACCGCCGAGGACACCACCGCCTCTGGAGACACCAACACCTCCATTGCCACCCCCGAGGACACCACCGCCTCTGGAGACACCGATACTGCTGCCCCTGGAGACGCCAACACCTCCATTGACACCCCCGAGGACACCACCGCCTCTGGAGACGCCAACACCTCCATTGACACCGCCGAGGACACCACCGCCTCTGGAGACACCGATACTGCTGCCCCTGGAGACGCCAACACCTCCATTGCCACCCCCGAGGACACCACCACTTCTGGAGACACCACTGCCCCTCGAGACACCATCACCCCTGAAGACAGCATAGTCCCTGGAGACGTCACGATCAACACCACGAACCCTGGAGATGCTACCGTCCCTAGAAACCCCATCactgcccccagcactgcccccagaGATGCTACAGTCTCTGGAGATACCACCACTGCCACCCCTGGAGATGCCGAAGTCCCTGAAGACTTCAAAGTCCCTGGAGAAACCACAACCACCACCCGTGGAGGCACCACACACCCTGGAGATACCACTGCCACTACTGCTTCCCCTGGAGACACCACCGCCCCTGGAGACACCATACACCCTGgggacaccaccaccaccgccaCCCCTGGAGATGCGGCAGTCCCTAGAGACACCATCACCGCCACTGCTGAAGATGCGGCAGTCTCTGGAGACTCCATCATCACCACCAACACTGCCCCTGGAGACACCGTCACCGCTGCCCCTGGAGACAtcatcaccatcaccatcacTGCTGCCCCTGGAGATGCGGCAATCCCTGgagacaccaccaccaccgtcACCCCTGGAGATGCGGCAGTCCCTGGAGACACCACCGCCACCCCTGGAGATGCAACTGCCCCTGGAGACGCCATCACCGTCACTGCCACTGCTGAAGATGCGGCAGTCTCTGGAGACCCCATCATCACCACCAACACTGCCCCTGGAGACACCGTCACCATCACCATCACCGCTGCCCTTGGAGATGCGGCAGTCCCTGGagacaccaccaccactctcGCCCCTGGAGATGCGGCAATCCCTGGAGACACCACAACCCCGGGAGACACTGCAGTCCCTGGAGGCACCACCACCGTCACCCCTGGAGATGCGGCAGTCCCTGGAGACACCACCGCCACCCCTGGAGATGCAACTGCCCCTGGAGACGCCATCACCGTCACTGCCACTGCTGAAGATGCGGCAGTCTCTGGAGACCCCATCATCACCACCAACACTGCCCCTGGAGACACCGTCACCGCTGCCCCTGGAGACGCTGCAGTCCCTGGAGACACCACCACTGCTGCCCCTGGAGATGCCACCTCCGTAACCACCACCGCTGGAGATGCAGCGGTCCCTGGAGACACCACCCCCACCATGGCCACCCCTCGAGACAGCACAGACTCTGGAGATGCTACCACCTCCGCTGAGTCCGGAGACTCTGCGGTTCCTAGAGTCATCACCACCCCCACTGACCCTGGAAACATCACCACCATGACCATATCTGGAGACACTGATGCCCCTGGATATGACAATGTCTCTGCTGACACGCCTGAAGACACCGCCATCACCACTGCCCCTGTAGATACCACAGTTCCTGGAGTCGCCCATGGAGACACCCCCACGGTCCTCGGAGACACCTCCACCAATGGCCTGGGAGGGGCCACCGCCCCTGGAGATGACCGTGTCGGCCCAGGAGTCACCAGCGCCCCTGCAGAGTCCACCACCCCCG CGCCCCAGACCCCCTGGCCATACCGGTCCATGGGGCTCATCAGCTTGCTCTGTCTCTTCGTCACCGTGGGCCTGCTCACCGGGATTGTCGCG GTCGTCTGCTATGTGAAGGTCATTACCATCAGCTCTGCCACCTTAACGGAGTCAGTGGCAAGTTCATTCCCTTGA